In one window of Shewanella goraebulensis DNA:
- a CDS encoding PepSY domain-containing protein — protein MFRIVLSLLVVFPSMVMATPSMHTLLSKGEYVQPLIVIEQIETEYSGIISSFDMDVENGQLIYEIDLLNLDDSEITEFSFDATDGSLITKKLSAFESDDLDQIKAARVLIKKQMTFTELVRMAQQGQTGYLIEAELDHDLAISYLELKLLNVSSKHTIAFDIEDLRPLPLLQWD, from the coding sequence ATGTTCCGAATCGTTCTGTCGTTGTTAGTCGTATTTCCATCTATGGTGATGGCAACCCCGAGTATGCATACCTTGCTCTCTAAGGGGGAATACGTACAACCGCTTATCGTGATTGAACAAATAGAAACTGAATATAGCGGTATTATTTCATCGTTCGATATGGATGTTGAAAACGGTCAGTTAATTTACGAAATTGACTTACTGAACCTCGATGATAGTGAAATTACTGAATTCTCCTTTGATGCGACCGACGGCAGTTTAATTACTAAAAAATTATCTGCGTTTGAATCTGATGATTTAGACCAAATCAAAGCTGCACGTGTATTAATCAAGAAGCAAATGACCTTCACTGAATTAGTCAGAATGGCGCAACAAGGCCAGACAGGTTATTTAATCGAAGCTGAGTTAGATCACGACTTAGCAATCAGTTACCTAGAATTAAAATTACTCAATGTCTCAAGCAAACACACGATTGCTTTTGATATTGAAGATTTACGTCCGCTGCCTTTGTTGCAGTGGGACTAA
- the modB gene encoding molybdate ABC transporter permease subunit, translated as MDWQSLWLSAKLSTVTVLILIPMAIFVGRFLAYKQFRGKSWVEALIMVPLVLPPTVIGYYLLVGLGSQSWVGQWVEQLFGAQLVFNFSGLVIASILVNIPFAVQPIQRAFETIPHDIPDAAACCGMSWWRIFAKIELPMIWPGILTAVVLCFSHVLGEFGVVLMLGGNIAGETKTISIAIYDSVQAFDFESAGTMSLVLLVFAVSVLAITTSLSKRLGGHNANQQR; from the coding sequence ATGGACTGGCAGTCACTGTGGCTCTCCGCCAAGTTAAGTACAGTTACAGTGTTAATTTTGATTCCAATGGCTATTTTTGTTGGCCGCTTTTTAGCGTACAAACAATTTCGTGGCAAGTCGTGGGTTGAAGCACTGATCATGGTGCCATTGGTATTGCCGCCAACCGTTATTGGCTACTACTTACTCGTTGGTTTAGGCAGTCAGAGCTGGGTAGGACAATGGGTTGAGCAACTTTTTGGTGCTCAACTTGTGTTTAATTTTTCAGGTTTAGTGATAGCTTCTATCCTAGTTAATATTCCCTTTGCCGTGCAGCCGATACAACGCGCCTTTGAAACCATCCCTCACGATATCCCTGATGCAGCAGCATGTTGTGGCATGAGCTGGTGGCGCATTTTTGCCAAAATTGAATTGCCGATGATTTGGCCTGGAATATTGACTGCCGTGGTGTTGTGCTTTTCTCATGTATTAGGTGAGTTTGGCGTGGTATTAATGCTTGGCGGTAACATTGCTGGTGAGACTAAGACCATTTCTATTGCCATATACGACAGTGTGCAGGCATTTGATTTCGAATCAGCTGGCACGATGTCGCTAGTGTTATTGGTGTTCGCAGTGAGTGTACTTGCCATTACTACCAGCCTTTCAAAGCGTTTAGGAGGCCACAATGCCAACCAACAACGCTGA
- a CDS encoding response regulator transcription factor → MRVLIVEDDATTLQYVAEGFTAQQYQVDTATNGHDGLHQAKHNQYDIIILDRMLPQLDGLTLLTALRNNGNQTPVLILSALSHVDERVKGLRAGGDDYMTKPFAFAELQVRAEKLIQRNAPSAANTDLEVGNLRMELLTRKVTLDEHELMLQPKEFQLLKYLMEHPNQVISRTLLFEAVWDYHFDPRTNVIDVHIAKLRRKFEELGHPEIIETVRGAGYRLCKGN, encoded by the coding sequence ATGCGAGTATTAATCGTTGAAGACGATGCGACAACACTACAATATGTTGCTGAAGGTTTTACCGCGCAGCAATATCAAGTTGATACAGCGACCAATGGCCATGATGGCTTGCACCAAGCAAAACATAATCAATACGACATCATTATTTTAGACCGCATGCTCCCCCAGCTAGACGGACTGACTTTGCTGACGGCACTGCGTAATAATGGCAATCAAACTCCGGTATTAATCCTATCTGCGCTAAGTCATGTTGATGAGCGCGTAAAAGGCTTACGTGCTGGCGGTGATGATTACATGACTAAGCCTTTTGCCTTTGCCGAACTGCAAGTTCGCGCAGAAAAGCTTATTCAACGTAATGCGCCTTCTGCGGCCAATACCGACCTTGAAGTGGGCAATTTAAGAATGGAATTGCTGACACGTAAAGTCACATTAGATGAGCATGAATTAATGCTGCAACCTAAAGAGTTTCAGTTACTTAAATATCTAATGGAACACCCTAATCAAGTGATTAGTCGTACCTTGTTATTTGAAGCAGTATGGGATTATCACTTTGATCCTCGCACCAATGTGATTGATGTACATATTGCTAAACTTCGCCGTAAATTTGAAGAACTAGGCCACCCTGAAATTATCGAAACCGTTCGAGGGGCTGGATATCGCCTTTGCAAAGGGAATTAA
- a CDS encoding ABC transporter ATP-binding protein has protein sequence MPTNNADLHCEISQLSPIPLTAKFSCKAGEVLAVVGPSGGGKTTLLRMIAGLSSPEKGRIECGEQRWFDDKNNVHLSPQQRHIGYVPQHFGLFPHLTALENVISGLDHIPKSERKARALDWLERVNLHGLPARLPGQLSGGQRQRVALARALAREPSVLLLDEPFSAVDRETRERLYIELARLKSQLSIPVIMVTHDMNEALLLADKMILISQGNMLQQGEPFEVLSHPRNETVARQMGLRNIFNAEVSGRDSDANITWLKMGEQIIASDSAPELTIGQQVRWVIPNQGIRFNAISSGRLCRSINKLDIVIESMLVMGESVRVKARMADVDEVFNMDIPSHLAEKLSLKAGLATTIALKSEQVHILES, from the coding sequence ATGCCAACCAACAACGCTGATTTGCACTGTGAAATATCACAATTGTCACCGATCCCTTTAACGGCAAAATTTAGTTGTAAAGCGGGTGAGGTGTTGGCTGTCGTTGGGCCATCAGGTGGTGGTAAAACAACCTTGTTACGTATGATTGCAGGGTTAAGCTCACCAGAAAAAGGACGAATTGAATGTGGTGAACAGCGATGGTTTGATGATAAAAATAATGTTCATCTATCACCTCAGCAGCGACATATTGGTTATGTGCCGCAACATTTCGGCTTATTTCCGCATCTTACAGCGCTTGAAAATGTCATTTCAGGGTTGGACCACATTCCCAAAAGCGAACGCAAGGCAAGAGCCCTAGACTGGCTTGAACGCGTTAACTTACATGGACTGCCTGCTAGGTTGCCTGGGCAATTATCTGGTGGTCAGCGTCAACGTGTGGCTTTAGCGAGGGCATTAGCCCGTGAACCTTCGGTGTTATTACTTGATGAACCGTTTTCTGCGGTTGATAGAGAAACCCGTGAGCGCTTATACATAGAGTTAGCCAGATTAAAATCGCAGTTATCGATACCGGTGATTATGGTGACTCATGATATGAACGAAGCGTTGTTGCTTGCTGATAAAATGATTTTAATTAGCCAAGGTAATATGTTGCAGCAAGGTGAGCCATTTGAAGTGTTATCTCACCCTCGCAATGAAACCGTTGCAAGGCAGATGGGGCTTAGAAACATCTTTAATGCCGAAGTCAGTGGTCGAGACTCTGATGCCAATATTACTTGGCTTAAAATGGGCGAGCAAATTATTGCCAGTGACAGTGCGCCCGAGTTAACGATAGGCCAGCAAGTACGTTGGGTTATTCCTAATCAAGGTATTCGTTTTAACGCGATTTCTAGTGGTCGTTTATGTCGTAGTATCAATAAACTCGATATTGTTATTGAGTCGATGTTAGTCATGGGGGAGTCTGTGCGTGTTAAGGCTAGAATGGCAGATGTGGATGAAGTGTTTAACATGGATATCCCATCTCATTTGGCTGAAAAGCTCTCTTTAAAAGCAGGGCTTGCGACCACGATAGCGCTTAAATCTGAGCAAGTTCATATTCTAGAATCATGA